tttttttttttttttttttgtagtactggggatcgaacccagagtgtcaagcatgctaggtaagtgctctaccgctCGGCTACACTCCTAGCcctctatttacattttaaaaatctaatacaTGTTCAGTTTTTCTGGAAGATTTCTTTTGTAtgttacaaaacaaaacagcaaaaaagctTAAAATAAGATAAGAATCCTTTTTTCTTAGAAAGGTCAAGCAGATACTTCCTGACATCCTGTCTTTTACACAATGGCATACTGTTCATACAAAAGGTCTCTTATCCTATAAAAATCTTGACAAAGGCAGCCTTCTAATCCGATGCGTCCAGTTTCCGTCTACAAaccaagttgaaaaaaaaagttcgTTAGTACATTTTCTGATCATTAATATGCATACATAATAACCAAACTATATTAAATAGATTACTTTATGACTAGTCTGGAAATGGGTTGCTCTGATTCACAGAATATGGATATAATATTCAAGTAGTGAATTTTAGACAAAAATGTAAGAGGATTCAAATAGAAATTTGccataaaattatgtaatttgagTCACTTTTATAAGCCTTCAAGGTCatcattagaaatataaattgcTGACCTTCAGTTTTATGgaattacagaattcaaaatgacaaaacaTCAGAAGCATGCGTTCAATTCAGCCTTACGAAAAGCACACTTACTCTACGAACTGCTACTTGATTGTTGCAAACAAGTACACCTCCTACAAATTCGGCTTGAATCCCCTCCCGTAAAAGAACCTGCTTGAAGTCTGATAGTCTTGGTTCATTCATAAAAACTGACTGATGTCCAGGAACCTTGGATAAGGTGAAAGGGGAAAGAATAACTTCAAGTAGAATACAAACACAAAGCTGTACTGTATAAAAAACACGACATGATCtctaagatattttttattattccctGAAGTCCTTTAACAGATTGTTTCAAGACTGTAAATCACATTCCAAATTTGTTATTCTGGATCTTGCTTCACTATTTAACATTACAAAGCCCTTCACATTTTCTGatgtttcacaattttattaGTCATGCCtcctaataaaggagagaaatGTGATAATGTTATACTCTTCACTCACCCACTTGCCAGAGAGGGTCAACTAGAGGCCAAGAAGCAGAAGTGAaccaaaaattcatttttcacatcTTAGTCCTTTGCTTAGCTTGGAGGATAATTCTTCCTAAATCCCACTTccactttccctcctccctcagagTGAATGCAGTGGATGCCGTGGGTTTAGAATCGGAGTGGCGAGTGGTTCTTGCCTAATGCTTCTACCTTGAAACTGTTCTGAAGAGCAGTAGCTTTAgcacagagagaagaaagattaTCTTTATTTCCTCCTCCCAATTTCAAGTGAAGTACTAGAAGGGAATCCAACAGCAGAGGTCGTTTCTCTAGTCTCGACCTTACAGCAGGGCTGCAGACTTCACTTCACAAGCCATGTGGGGCTCTTACAGTTTTTAATACTATTCTAAGTTTCATTACCTAAAATCTTTGCTAATTAACCAGATCCCTCTTGAGAACATATAAATACTAGGCTAGAGTTAAAGTTAAAAGATTTCTAActgtaccaaaaccaaaaatgatttaaaatgaactgacaacacacaaaaataaaatgcaagagaaCAACATTCTCAGGTAATCCTCACAATCAaacttgacatttaaaaattcacactGAAAAAACAGATCATGAAACTGAAGATTTGACAGAAGATGTGCTAATGGTTTCCTTTAAATTGTCACTAGCCATAGAGagttcacacacacaaacacacctcaAGTCATCTTTTTTAATAACTCCAAAATCAGTCAATGCAAAACATACTTTAAAGGgttaaaaacagaaggaaaacaaggaCAACAAATGAAGGAGGCAGCAGAAAGGTATGGGCTCTTACCTCATGAGGTGGCAAGGGCTCCAAGGTGGGGATGATCTCACTCTCTTCACCTGTTTCTTTCTCATCATCTCCAAACAGACTTTTCATGGCCTTCTGTTGTGCTATTACGCTAGCATCTGAAGGAGCGTCCACCTGCATCTCTGAGTCTTCTCCATCATCCTTGAGTTCTCCTTCTTCTAAAATAACTCCTGTGTCTACTTTGGAAACTCGCATGTCTAAGACACCATCTATCCATGCTAATTCAGCATCTTTTGCCTTACAAAACTGAAGGGAGCTGACTAGTGAGTCTTTTAATCTCACCTGGATATGCAAGTgggaagaggaaataaaacccagagtataaattaataaattaaatataacttCTTAGTGTTATTTTCTAACTCTAAAACTATgattaaaatctgaaaatctggGGCTAGGGTTGGAACTCAATagcagagcacatgcctagcacatgtaaggcaccgggttcaatcctcagcaccacgtgaaaataaataaataagtaaaggtatttgtgtccatctacaactaaaaacaaacaaacaaaaaaaatctgaaaatctttcattcttctgATCCTCACAATGGCCTGTAAAGACCTAATTACTTGGAAGATCATTAGGGTTCTGGTCTACTTTCCGAAGTACAGGTTTTAACCCTAGGGCCTTGTCTCCAGTGTTACTAATATAACTAGCAAGATTGAGAACAGAGCACTCGGACAGTTCTCATGTGCACACAAGGATGAGAAGCACTGAGTGGTCTCACCCTCTGGTGCTTGGTGCACCTCAGAGTCCTGAGCTATTTGTACTTTCCTGAAGATATCATGCAGTTTCATGCCTCCATGTTCTTGGAACGCTGCTTCCTCTCTTGCTCTGCTCAGAATAACTTTTCTGCCTGGTAAGTTCTAGCCCTTCTCCCCCATGCGCCCCCCCCCATATAGATATCACTCCGACCTTAAGCTGTCACTATGTCCCACAACCAGATAAAAGTTCATTTCTCCTCTGTACTAATTCTATCTTCTGTGCCCAACTCCATTTCTCCATTTGTTTCAATTAGAAGAACCCTAACATCTGtggagtgttttttgttttgttttgttgtttttcactaTCCATTCTTGAATACTCATCATTCTCTTTAATACTGTTCCCTCTGCCTCGAACCCTCTTTGCTCCTCCTTCCTACTCATCTGTCCCAACAACCCATCTGGACATCTGCTAGGATTCAGCTTAGTTGTCTTCCAGGAAACCATTTCTAAACCTCCAAATCAGGGCTGGGGTCCTCCAACCCTTATTTACGTTCTCAACCTTATTTACGTTCTCATGGCATCCTGAGCTTCCTCTCCTGGAGGCATGGTGGGTGGGACACGCTATTGATTTGTTATAAACCCAAGACTATCAGATCTGCTGGGGCAGGCTCCACAACTGCCTCACCCAGTACTACAATGTATCTGTCTTAATATGCAACAAAAAGTATGTATTTATAAGTGGCTCAACTGTCAGCATACTTACCTGGTAGATGTGTGTTTCACTGGTGGCATCGACTGTTTCGTGTAGCTTTGGCATGTATACTTTAATATCCTTCCCACCAAACGCGCGGCAGCACTCTGCCAGATCTTGACTGGCCTCTGGTGGGCCGTGGACAATGATTAACTGTCGTGGTTTCATCtgattaatgatttttttaatggaatccCCATCAGAGCGTCCTTCATAGTCTATGTAAGTAACCCTCGCTCTGTAATTAAACAATTATTTGAGATAACTTTTCTGATAAAAActaggcttttaaaaattgaagtttatCATCAGTAAAGAaacatacaatatataaaatgacaatttgaGAAATACGTGTTATATTGCTAATACATATTATTTACATCTTGGCTAtaccaaaatatatacaaaagataTTACTGCAACCAATAAACCACTTTGCTCACtgaagactcaaaaaaaaaaaataaaaaaaaaatccaaaatgatcACTTATTTATATTAACTGtactaaataaatgggaaaaaaggtTTACCTTCTTCagattatattaaattttctagACATTAGGGTATTGGAGATGTTTAAGTCAAGGACTACATTTGGTGAAATGAGCAGTTACTGAGAAAAATTAAGCTTTTGAGCTACACTACTCTCTTCCACCTGTTACTGGATTTACTAAAAGGacagaaatagggctggggttgtggctcagtggcagagcacttacccaccatgtgtgaggcactgggttcgattctcagcaccacatataaataaatgaataaaataaaggtctatcaacatctaaaaaaattaaaaaaaaaaaaaaggccagaaaTAATACTTCTCCAAATAAATGTACAATTTCCTGTTCAACTCCATTCCCCTCCCACTACTAAATTGATTATTTTAGTATTCAAATATtgttaatgaagagaaaatacCACCATCTTCACAGTCTtttcatggaaaaagaaattagcaGCAGCATTTTTCTGGCATCATGGACTATGCATACTAGGcagtgctctactactgatctaTTCTCCAAAcccagaaattaattttaaaagcataaactTATAAGAGGATATTCAGAAATTTCACTTTTGAAACAATGTAAATTATATAATTCAAgcacttaaaattttatcttataattttccaaatgcaaaacaaaacaaaaaagcacttACTTTATTTCAATAGACTCTGTTGTAGAAATACACTTAGTAGGAACATCAGATAAATCCTGATCCATGGGTTCATCTCCATTTGTCAAGCCAGAttctaatttgcttttttcttcttcagtagcttgaagttcTGGCACTAAGAAATCCTCTGGTCTAAATAATAAGTCTCTAATTAGAAATAGTAAAAAGCAAgctaatattatataatatatataactaaCTAGTAGGTGGCATAATTTTTAGATTCCTCACATTATTTTAAGACTTAAATATGCATTTGATCCAAAGTCAGTGCAATTTCATAATATCAATTATCAGATGACTATATATGTTAGGTTTCTCATAACCactaaaaaatgttctttaagcACATCATGTAGACTAGTGAAAGGCCTCTGACAGGTCATTAGAAGATCTCAGTGGCTATAACAAGTACTATCACAATCTGGTCCTGCATTCTTTTCAATAATTAGTTTTTGCCAATGTTTGTGGTTTCCTTCACCAAACCAATACCTATAAATCTCAGAACTCCTCTAATATACTTAAGACCCCCCCAATTACTTCCTttctaccccccaaaaaagcagaAGACTCTATGTGCACAGCACTGAAAAGACTGGCATACAAAATCATTAGCTCCCTTATAAgcctcatctttatttttattatttttggggggcggtagctggggatcgaacccagggccttgcgcttgcaaggcaagcactctaccgactgagctacctccccagcccccccctcATCTTTATTTCAATGTATTAACACACTGCTCTTTCCATTTTTACTTCCAATATCAGAATTCTaaccaaaagtaaaaacaaacatctTTTAACATTCTAACCTCCTATAATTAATTATCTATGCCTTACTCCCAAATCCATTCCCAATCCTCTGTGAGAATTCAGATCTCCATTCCCCAACACCCAGGTAAGTCCATATCTCCAACAATAAACTAAAGAGTAACAACAGCAGTAGCAACAACTTAAGGCCCACTTATTATTAGCCAGATTCTATTCTAAGGGCCTGAAAAACGCAACCTCATGGGCTGGGAAGTGTAGCCTAGGTTTGATCCTAAGCATTCAAAATAAAACcaccaacaaccaaaaaaaaaactcatttcatTCTTAGCTCCATTTTTCTAATAAGGACACTGAAGTTAAAAAGCACAGTCCATATGTTAGACAAGTGGAATAGTAAGCAAATACTCTAGAGTGAAGTTATGTTTCCTCCCTATTATTTTAGAGAACCAAGTAGAAAATGGTATTTTCTTAATTATACCCAAGGATGACCTAAGTCCACTACATGCTCAAGACAGcattatgaaagaagaaagaacaagaaatacaTAGAAAGAAAGACAGGTGAAGAGGCCATGCCTGAGGTCCCAgctactagagaggctgaggaaggaggacagtTTAAACTCAGTAATTTGACACCAGCCCGGGCAACAGAGGGAAAtcctctcaaaaacaaaaacaaaaacagaaaaaaaaaaaaaaaaaaagaaggggtgactggaggtgtggttcagtggtagagcacctgcctggcatgtgagaggccctgggtttgatcctcagcaccacacatcaATAAATAAGAtccactgaaaactaaaaaacatttttaaaaaaagggatgtGGGggggtcctaagcaatttagtgagaccctgtatcaaaatacaaaataaaaagggctggggatgtggctcagtgatacagcaccacccctgggttcaatctctggtaccaaaaaagaaaaggtaggaATATAGAGAAACATAATAGAAAGATAGGAAGAAACTGGATTGTGAAAAGACATTGTGATTATGCTGAGGCATCTGACATCTACCTGGGAAGCAAAAGAAATGAGGCCCTAAGGATTTTTACATAGGTCAGTAGTGTATTCAAGTCTGCAATCTCAACGTGtgatttcagttgtttttctaaGAGCAGGTGTGAATTTTCCATGGTTCATCTCATATTCCTCTTGTAACTAAACCCATTTcccaaactaaataaaattaccatCAAAAATTCTTTCTATCCTAAGTCCTTCACCCAAGCATGGCCCTCACCTCTCCTCTTAAGTGGAGGAAAGAAAGTCTAGTCATCATTTTAAACTTTCCATACAACTAAGTAAAAAAGCTATCACTATTCCCTTAATATTAAATGTCCAATGTTCCTCaacaattctatttttatgtttcaaactATAAATTTTTTATATCCTTCAAGCCAAGGTGCCCAGAACTTAAAGTACATGGTGACCAAAAAGACTACATCGCTGAGCTAAAAGAACACAGTGGATACTTCAAAAAGAAAGGTGGTGTTGTGCTCACATACTTGATGATCTCTCCATACTCATCCCATTTAATCCTTTCCTCTGGGGCAGGAAACATGGGATAAGATTTCTTTGCTTGTTTGAAGAAGCTTCCTTTTCGACTGCCTTCACCTTTCATCATCAGGTCGTGCTTTGTCTTATGCGCTGAAGGCTGGTCAATGTCTTCCTCGACGTCACTCTCATCACTGGAATCAATATCTGCCCTAGGAGGATTTTGGAATAGATCAAGGTCACAAAGTCCCAAACAGATTTtgaattaacatttataaaataatcactGACTTAACATTCAATATTATTCATTCAATATTATTCAAgcaatcatataaaaataattattggatCAACATTTTATCAAACATTGACTGCcagttcataaatatatattaatattagcaCTGAAAGGATGTTATTTTAGCCATTTGAAAGATGTAAAAGTAATGAAGTCCTAAGAAAGTTGAAATATTCAACTGAATGTTTAAGTCTTAGAAATGTTTCAAATTACAAACATAACATACTATCTATGAAAATAACTCACTCTTTTGATTGTTCAAGTTTTTTAGCAGCTTCCttctttagtttctctttttccaAGTATTCTTCAAGTTCTTTTCCTTCAAGCTTCACACGCTTCCTCAACTAATGAAAAAccacagataaaagaaaatatcagtacTGGGGGTGAAGGCAGTGAGGTGTGAGATGCACCACAGTTCTAAACTGAttcatcatctttaaattttctctgaaattaaaCAAATTTCCATTACATGTAATTATAGATTCTATTTAGATTAGTACTAAAATTGAGTTGTCATATATGTAGGGTGGGTTTAAATCAAACTGGTTAAAAAGCACCAATCTGAAAAAGAAAGTACAGATAAGTAGTCTTATAATTTGGATTAGATCAGGCAAATAAAACCCTTCACGACAAAGTTCAAgacagggctgggtgtggtggcacatgcctgtaatcccaagggctcaggaggctgagagagagggattgtgagttcaaagccatcctcagcaccttagcaaggtcttaagaacttagcaagactctgtctcaaaataaaaaataaacaaaggctggggatgtggttcagtggttagatACGCCTGGGCTCAAATTcctggtaccgaaaaaaaaaagggggaaaaaaaaaaacacctcaaaaGACAaagttataatataaaattttaatagatatggcaacaaaataaataaaatactttaaatctgatcaaattaaaagaaacagaaaaacacgTGCAGCACTGTTATCAGAAGCTGCTTTTTCTTAAGAGTTCTttcaaatcaaaaaaaaaaaaaaaaaaaaaggtgggctggggagatagctcagttggtagagtgcttgccttgcaagcacaaggccgagtttgattcccagtaccgcaaaaaaaaggTAACACATCAAAAAGGACAATGTATATATAAACTAAACCCagtaaaaatgttgaaaactgaGGAATCCGGGCATACTAGTTTTGTGATTTTCCTGTTAAGTTTGAAATTAGttccaaataaaaaggaacaaaagaaattaaaccaagTTCAAGCACTTCTAATATAGGACGAGTGATTTACATGTTTACATTGGCCTTCCACATCTGTCTAGTAGCTTACTGGAAAACAAGTTTCattacagtgttttttttttttttattacagttaGCAACACACATAGATGCTttactcataaataaattttaataaaaccttTACTGTCATGATTTAGCTTATGCCTATGGCTATAATAAATTTTGATCTCCATCTTATTTTTCCTTGATATCTATAAGTAGTGTCTATATTCTGAAAAAGGTTTCTAGAACAATCAATGCTAAAATACCCCCCGACCccgtggtactagggattgaacccagtatgCTACATAAACCCTGAGTtccaatcccagccctttttttatcttaagacagggtcttaaaAGTTTGCCTCGAACTtctaatcctcttgcctcaacttcctgagtaatTAGGGTCGtgggtgtgagccaccatgcccagttacttttcttcatatttcactATATTACCTCCAAATTATGCCTATTCCTAATTCAAATCTACTCTAACctattcttattcatttatttactgtttcTGCAATAAATGTAGGTGAAAAGGTAGCATGCAAAGTACACTCCTCCGTGCCTAACATATCAGAAACCTGGTCTGATCTGTATTCACAGATCATGTGTATTCATGTGTTGGTTTCAATCAACACATGTACTGAGGACATCCAGAGTGTTAGGCACTGTTCTGGGTACTAAAgacggggggaaaaaaaacaagattgcTTTTCTCACGGAACTTGGGTTCTGTTTGGTGTGAGGAAGAGGAAAACACAAATACATCAGATGCTCATGAATGCTGgggaaaataattaaagtcaggtGATAGGTTGATACCTGggtaattattatttatttatttttatttttttggtcatgggaattgaacccaagagagctttaccactgagccacatcctctttatttttattttgagacaggatcttactaagctgctaagggtctccctaaattgctaaggctggccttgaccttgcaatccccctgcctcggcttcctgagccactgggattacaggtgtgtgccatcacagcCACCACATCTGGCCCACAGAGACCCACTTAACTGAAACTTAAATGATGAGGCGCCAACCTACATAGAGCCAGGAAAGACGACCCAGGCAGAACAGTAGCTAGTGCTAAGGTCCTGATGTGAAATATGGCTGTGTAGCAAACAGGGAAAGTGGAATGAGCAGAGGTAAGAAAGGTGGGTGGGGATCAGATCACAAGGGACCACATGATAACTGTAGGGAGTATAGCTTTTATTCAAAAAGCAGAAGGAAGTTTAAGAAAGAGTGACATAAAAATGATGAACATTCAAAAGATCTCTTCAGGATTTGTTTTTCAAGGAGTACAGTTTCAGTTTTGCCATATTAAAAAGTTCATGACGTCTATGGTACAAGAACGCATATGGGACACAACGGAACATTACTCACTTGTAAAGAAAAacgaaattaaggcatttgccagtaaatgggtagAACtctagactatcatgctaagtgaaataagtcaatcccaaaacaccaaaggctgaatgttttctctgatatgtaaatGCTGACACCtaattggggggtgggggtggaacagaagttcactggaatagacagagcagaaggaaagaaagaaagggggatgggaataggaaaaacagtagaatgaatcaaaattttcctatgttcatatatgaacacatgaccagtgaaacgCCATattatgtacaatcacaagaatgggaacttATACTCCCTGTACgtataatatgtccaaatacactATGATGttgttgataaattttttttaattaaagaaaaaaagaatgtatatgGGGatgctgtggttgtagctcagtggtagagtgcttgcctctgggaggcactgggttccatcctcagcaccacataaaaataaataaataaaataaagtctggtatccatctacaacttaaaaaaaaatgcatatggaGTTAGGGATGTAGCAcaaaggtagagcacttgctcagcatgcataaggtcctgggtgtAATCACCAGTACCACAGAAACTAATACTACTGTACTATAAACTTAAATATAGTCAAGATAGcaaattatatgcattttttacCACCACCGCATAAAAGATGGCTTCGATCACCTTTTATTTGAtcatcttttatctttattattttatttattaagggaataaaaaagtaaaaatagaaaaaccagtTAGGAAACTACTGCAGTTTATGTAAGACCACTTGGCATTGGGCCAGGATGACAgcaggggagaaagaaaagtagaCAAATATAAGATATGTCAGGCAGTCAGGTCAACATACTTGCTCATGGACTGGGTGTGAATGTTCAGAGAAAAGCaaggagttaaaaaaataaacagtaatgaTCTGTGCATTAATAATCTTTGCAGGATACAGTTACCCTTGGGGACAGGGAGAGACAGGGTTACAAAGCAGGTGTATAAGGAGCTGGTCCTATTTCTTCACCTATGTGCAGGCTAGACAGGTGTGTTCAATAGGTGAAAAGTATCACACAGTATACTTATGATATGCACATTTCAGTACATATTATACTTTGGtgaccatttttaattttctagatttttggCTTGAGCAAATGTGTCAGGTACAGCTATTCTcatgaggaagagagaggaacagGTCGGGAGGATGGGTAGAGGTAAGAATTGTTTTGGATGGGATCaagtagagggaaaaaaagacagatgGAGAGAGAAGGGATAACTGCAGGAGACATATCCCTAAGAAGGTGAGCAGGGAAAGAATCCTGAACACaagtattactttttttaaataaaaaatctgacATTTCATGTTTCAGCTACTTCTGATTTCATGAGGACACTCtggaatgtcatttttttctcctccaaacctaatat
The Sciurus carolinensis chromosome 2, mSciCar1.2, whole genome shotgun sequence DNA segment above includes these coding regions:
- the Cpsf2 gene encoding cleavage and polyadenylation specificity factor subunit 2 isoform X1 yields the protein MTSIIKLTTLSGVQEESALCYLLQVDEFRFLLDCGWDEHFSMDIIDSLRKHVHQIDAVLLSHPDPLHLGALPYAVGKLGLNCAIYATIPVYKMGQMFMYDLYQSRHNTEDFTLFTLDDVDAAFDKIQQLKFSQIVNLKGKGHGLSITPLPAGHMIGGTIWKIVKDGEEEIVYAVDFNHKREIHLNGCSLEMLSRPSLLITDSFNATYVQPRRKQRDEQLLTNVLETLRGDGNVLIAVDTAGRVLELAQLLDQIWRTKDAGLGVYSLALLNNVSYNVVEFSKSQVEWMSDKLMRCFEDKRNNPFQFRHLSLCHGLSDLARVPSPKVVLASQPDLECGFSRDLFIQWCQDPKNSIILTYRTTPGTLARFLIDNPSEKITEIELRKRVKLEGKELEEYLEKEKLKKEAAKKLEQSKEADIDSSDESDVEEDIDQPSAHKTKHDLMMKGEGSRKGSFFKQAKKSYPMFPAPEERIKWDEYGEIIKPEDFLVPELQATEEEKSKLESGLTNGDEPMDQDLSDVPTKCISTTESIEIKARVTYIDYEGRSDGDSIKKIINQMKPRQLIIVHGPPEASQDLAECCRAFGGKDIKVYMPKLHETVDATSETHIYQVRLKDSLVSSLQFCKAKDAELAWIDGVLDMRVSKVDTGVILEEGELKDDGEDSEMQVDAPSDASVIAQQKAMKSLFGDDEKETGEESEIIPTLEPLPPHEVPGHQSVFMNEPRLSDFKQVLLREGIQAEFVGGVLVCNNQVAVRRTETGRIGLEGCLCQDFYRIRDLLYEQYAIV
- the Cpsf2 gene encoding cleavage and polyadenylation specificity factor subunit 2 isoform X2, with the protein product MDIIDSLRKHVHQIDAVLLSHPDPLHLGALPYAVGKLGLNCAIYATIPVYKMGQMFMYDLYQSRHNTEDFTLFTLDDVDAAFDKIQQLKFSQIVNLKGKGHGLSITPLPAGHMIGGTIWKIVKDGEEEIVYAVDFNHKREIHLNGCSLEMLSRPSLLITDSFNATYVQPRRKQRDEQLLTNVLETLRGDGNVLIAVDTAGRVLELAQLLDQIWRTKDAGLGVYSLALLNNVSYNVVEFSKSQVEWMSDKLMRCFEDKRNNPFQFRHLSLCHGLSDLARVPSPKVVLASQPDLECGFSRDLFIQWCQDPKNSIILTYRTTPGTLARFLIDNPSEKITEIELRKRVKLEGKELEEYLEKEKLKKEAAKKLEQSKEADIDSSDESDVEEDIDQPSAHKTKHDLMMKGEGSRKGSFFKQAKKSYPMFPAPEERIKWDEYGEIIKPEDFLVPELQATEEEKSKLESGLTNGDEPMDQDLSDVPTKCISTTESIEIKARVTYIDYEGRSDGDSIKKIINQMKPRQLIIVHGPPEASQDLAECCRAFGGKDIKVYMPKLHETVDATSETHIYQVRLKDSLVSSLQFCKAKDAELAWIDGVLDMRVSKVDTGVILEEGELKDDGEDSEMQVDAPSDASVIAQQKAMKSLFGDDEKETGEESEIIPTLEPLPPHEVPGHQSVFMNEPRLSDFKQVLLREGIQAEFVGGVLVCNNQVAVRRTETGRIGLEGCLCQDFYRIRDLLYEQYAIV